From Saccharothrix espanaensis DSM 44229, the proteins below share one genomic window:
- a CDS encoding SagB family peptide dehydrogenase, whose amino-acid sequence MRVKVAEHAALFYQDGAVVWDDYLHHRQFAISETAELLCRKFTEFTDVDVLLGPLGEADQAALRKVLDELVDAGVLLVEGSPQHDAERRMLAGWGPWGASARHFHFASRTLADAPYQGSDEHDAILDVKLTREPPPAPFRTFGGSAVPLPPLPADPDWAASGLLDVLLTRRTTREFGTARVALGRVGELLGVLAAPSPARPRIGRTGTVFKTSPSGGGRHPVEIYAHTRGVEGVVDGWHHYEGFAHALEPLGVAWSPAEMAEAAGDQEWVGQAPLVLAYTAVLERTRWRYDTSRAYRVVQMDVGHLSQTAYLVATAMGFGIGFTAALRDELLEQALHCDAYHEVVLGMSALGPLPE is encoded by the coding sequence GTGCGGGTAAAGGTCGCTGAGCACGCGGCGTTGTTCTACCAGGACGGCGCTGTGGTGTGGGACGACTACCTGCACCACCGCCAGTTCGCGATCAGCGAGACGGCCGAGCTGCTGTGCCGCAAGTTCACCGAGTTCACCGACGTCGACGTGCTGCTCGGACCGCTGGGCGAGGCCGACCAGGCCGCGCTGCGCAAGGTCCTCGACGAGCTGGTCGACGCGGGCGTGCTGCTGGTGGAGGGCTCGCCGCAGCACGACGCGGAGCGCCGGATGCTGGCCGGCTGGGGGCCGTGGGGCGCGTCCGCCCGGCACTTCCACTTCGCCAGCCGCACCCTGGCCGACGCGCCCTACCAGGGCTCGGACGAGCACGACGCGATCCTGGACGTGAAGCTGACCCGGGAACCGCCGCCCGCGCCGTTCCGCACGTTCGGCGGGTCCGCCGTGCCGCTGCCGCCGCTGCCCGCCGACCCGGACTGGGCCGCCAGCGGGCTGCTGGACGTGCTGCTGACCCGGCGCACCACCCGGGAGTTCGGCACCGCTCGGGTCGCGTTGGGCCGAGTGGGTGAACTACTGGGCGTGCTGGCCGCGCCGTCGCCCGCCCGTCCCCGGATCGGGCGCACCGGCACGGTGTTCAAGACCAGCCCGTCGGGCGGCGGCCGGCACCCGGTGGAGATCTACGCGCACACCCGCGGGGTCGAGGGCGTGGTCGACGGGTGGCACCACTACGAGGGGTTCGCGCACGCGCTGGAGCCGCTGGGGGTGGCGTGGTCGCCCGCCGAGATGGCGGAGGCGGCCGGTGACCAGGAGTGGGTCGGGCAGGCGCCGTTGGTCCTCGCGTACACGGCGGTACTCGAACGGACCAGGTGGCGTTACGACACGTCACGGGCTTATCGGGTTGTGCAAATGGACGTGGGCCATCTGTCGCAAACCGCTTATCTGGTTGCTACCGCAATGGGTTTTGGTATCGGCTTCACCGCAGCATTGCGGGATGAACTCCTCGAACAGGCACTCCACTGTGACGCTTATCACGAAGTCGTACTTGGCATGAGCGCGCTGGGTCCATTACCTGAATGA
- a CDS encoding DUF885 domain-containing protein has product MDTTAALADELLDLMSRLSPLGATIYGLPGYDHLLADHRPETEETTRAAAVRIAERARALPDDDDPVTRAVVVQQAESTVDLIDARSVEYTITDSFFAPAGELLSVLPIVAPADEEQERAYLSRLATVPAFLRTVAERQVAGSAAGRTPVQHLVAAALAHLDRYLAAEEDPFARPQGGAGFTAERDRLIAGQVRPAFAAYRDVVAGLSGRPTDQVGLCWLPEGEAVYAALARAQTTTTRSPKELHETGLAIMAELAEEYAELGERVFGTRDTAAVFERMREDPALRWRSEDELISAAREAVTRAEEAAPRWFGRVPERRCEVEPVPAVDAPGAPTAFYAPPSMDGTRLGTYYANTHRVEERFRYQAEAIAFHEAVPGHHFQIVLAQELADLPMLRRVATVTGYLEGWGLYCERLADEMGLYSDDVARLGMLAMDSMRAGRLVVDTGLHAHGWSRERAIAYLRENTPLAQVEIESEVDRYIAAPGQALAYMVGRLEIQRVRAEAERALGDRFDIRAFHDVVLGGGPLPLAVLDEVVRTWVAAQA; this is encoded by the coding sequence ATGGATACGACGGCCGCGCTCGCCGATGAACTGCTCGACCTGATGTCCCGGCTGTCCCCGCTGGGCGCGACGATCTACGGGCTGCCCGGATACGACCACCTGCTCGCCGACCACCGGCCGGAGACCGAGGAAACGACCCGGGCCGCCGCCGTGCGGATCGCGGAACGCGCGCGGGCGCTGCCCGACGACGACGACCCGGTCACCCGCGCGGTCGTCGTCCAGCAGGCCGAATCCACCGTGGACCTGATCGACGCGCGTTCCGTCGAGTACACGATCACCGATTCGTTCTTCGCCCCGGCGGGCGAGCTGCTGTCGGTGCTGCCGATCGTCGCGCCCGCGGACGAGGAGCAGGAGCGGGCCTACCTGTCCCGGCTCGCGACGGTCCCGGCGTTCCTGCGCACGGTCGCCGAGCGCCAGGTCGCCGGTTCCGCCGCCGGCCGCACGCCGGTCCAGCACCTCGTGGCCGCGGCGCTCGCCCACCTGGACCGCTACCTGGCCGCCGAGGAGGACCCGTTCGCCCGGCCGCAGGGCGGCGCGGGGTTCACCGCCGAGCGGGACCGGCTCATCGCCGGACAGGTGCGGCCGGCGTTCGCCGCCTACCGGGACGTCGTAGCGGGGCTCAGCGGCCGTCCCACGGATCAGGTGGGCCTGTGCTGGCTCCCGGAGGGCGAAGCCGTCTACGCGGCTCTGGCGCGCGCTCAGACCACCACAACGCGGTCTCCCAAGGAGCTGCACGAGACCGGGCTCGCCATCATGGCGGAGCTGGCCGAGGAGTACGCCGAACTCGGCGAGCGGGTGTTCGGCACCCGCGACACCGCGGCGGTCTTCGAGCGGATGCGCGAGGACCCGGCGCTGCGCTGGCGGTCGGAGGACGAGCTGATCTCCGCCGCGCGCGAGGCGGTGACCCGGGCCGAGGAGGCCGCGCCGCGCTGGTTCGGCCGGGTGCCGGAGCGGCGCTGCGAGGTCGAGCCGGTGCCGGCCGTGGACGCGCCGGGCGCGCCGACGGCGTTCTACGCGCCGCCGTCGATGGACGGGACGCGGCTGGGCACCTACTACGCCAACACGCACCGCGTGGAGGAGCGCTTCCGGTACCAGGCCGAGGCGATCGCGTTCCACGAGGCGGTGCCGGGGCACCACTTCCAGATCGTGCTGGCGCAGGAGCTGGCCGACCTGCCGATGCTGCGCCGGGTCGCGACGGTCACCGGGTACCTGGAGGGCTGGGGCCTGTACTGCGAGCGGCTGGCCGACGAGATGGGGCTGTACTCCGACGACGTGGCGCGGCTGGGGATGCTGGCCATGGACTCGATGCGGGCGGGCCGGCTGGTCGTGGACACCGGGCTGCACGCGCACGGCTGGAGCCGCGAGCGGGCCATCGCGTACCTGCGGGAGAACACGCCGCTGGCGCAGGTGGAGATCGAGTCCGAGGTGGACCGCTACATCGCCGCGCCGGGCCAGGCGCTGGCCTACATGGTGGGGCGGTTGGAGATCCAGCGGGTGCGGGCGGAGGCCGAGCGGGCGCTGGGCGACCGGTTCGACATCCGGGCGTTCCACGACGTGGTGCTGGGCGGCGGGCCGCTGCCGCTGGCCGTGCTGGACGAGGTCGTGCGGACCTGGGTGGCCGCGCAGGCGTAA
- the pqqA gene encoding pyrroloquinoline quinone precursor peptide PqqA, whose product MSAEKTPKPKRTWVKPDFRDVDTPMEVTAYAARG is encoded by the coding sequence ATGTCAGCCGAGAAGACGCCGAAGCCGAAGCGCACCTGGGTCAAGCCGGACTTCCGGGACGTCGACACGCCGATGGAAGTCACCGCGTACGCCGCGCGCGGCTGA
- the pqqD gene encoding pyrroloquinoline quinone biosynthesis peptide chaperone PqqD, giving the protein MTDLDATPRLGKGVKTSYDQTRESHVVLFPEGVLVLNETAAAVVGLCDGHTTITGIAAKLAEDFDGVRPEDVADLVARLTARKVVVTDG; this is encoded by the coding sequence ATGACCGATCTCGATGCGACACCACGGCTCGGCAAGGGCGTGAAGACCTCTTACGACCAGACCCGGGAGAGCCACGTAGTGCTGTTCCCCGAAGGTGTTCTGGTGCTCAACGAGACCGCCGCGGCGGTGGTCGGGCTGTGCGACGGGCACACCACGATCACCGGTATCGCGGCGAAGCTGGCCGAGGACTTCGACGGGGTGCGGCCCGAGGACGTCGCCGACCTCGTCGCCCGGCTGACCGCGCGCAAGGTGGTGGTGACCGATGGCTGA
- a CDS encoding sensor histidine kinase: protein MTDHDLVRGAGTRIKAAAFGLARVPLCVIGLPLIPLQLYAYPLVLVTVGVPMLLLFTAITRRYLLVHRRWAGNVLGAEIALPYRVPANRGPMTRVRAIATDPQTWKELGFLPLNAIVGVLCGVLPTALWLGGLFGFVTPLLWMFGADDVDYSGITPDVPGSFLIAPLMGSLYLVIAWWATPRVVRLHARFVRFFLAPSQTEALTHRVRELADSRADTVDAQAAELRRIERDLHDGAQARLVALGMSLGMAEELLVRDPDAARGLLVEARQSSSQALSELRDLVRGIHPPVLADRGLDGALRALALAHPLPVEVDLVLAGRPEAPVESAAYFAVAETLTNVAKHSGATSAWVRVRHDDGRLALMIGDNGRGGAEATENGGLRGIERRLAAFDGTLGIASPVGGPTIVTMELPCELSSVKTSSSSGTA, encoded by the coding sequence ATGACGGACCACGACCTCGTGCGCGGTGCGGGGACCCGGATCAAGGCCGCGGCGTTCGGCCTGGCCCGGGTGCCGCTGTGCGTGATCGGCCTGCCCCTGATCCCCCTGCAGCTCTACGCCTACCCGCTGGTCCTGGTCACGGTCGGCGTGCCGATGCTGCTGCTGTTCACCGCGATCACCCGGCGCTACCTGCTGGTCCACCGCCGGTGGGCGGGCAACGTGCTGGGCGCGGAGATCGCGCTGCCCTACCGGGTGCCCGCCAACCGGGGCCCGATGACCAGGGTGCGGGCCATCGCCACCGACCCGCAGACGTGGAAGGAACTGGGGTTCCTGCCGCTCAACGCGATCGTCGGCGTGCTCTGCGGCGTGCTGCCCACGGCGCTCTGGCTGGGCGGGCTGTTCGGCTTCGTCACCCCGCTGCTGTGGATGTTCGGCGCGGACGACGTCGACTACAGCGGGATCACCCCGGACGTGCCGGGCAGCTTCCTGATCGCCCCGCTGATGGGCTCGCTCTACCTGGTGATCGCCTGGTGGGCCACGCCGCGCGTGGTCCGGCTGCACGCCCGGTTCGTGCGCTTCTTCCTCGCGCCGAGCCAGACCGAGGCGCTCACCCACCGGGTGCGCGAGCTCGCCGACTCGCGGGCCGACACGGTCGACGCGCAGGCCGCCGAGCTGCGCCGGATCGAGCGCGACCTGCACGACGGCGCGCAGGCCCGGCTGGTGGCGCTGGGGATGAGCCTGGGCATGGCCGAGGAACTGCTCGTGCGCGACCCGGACGCGGCCCGGGGTCTGCTGGTCGAGGCGCGCCAGTCGTCGTCGCAGGCGCTGTCCGAGCTGCGTGACCTGGTGCGCGGGATCCACCCGCCGGTGCTGGCCGACCGCGGGCTGGACGGCGCGCTGCGGGCGCTGGCGCTGGCGCACCCGCTGCCGGTCGAGGTGGACCTGGTGCTGGCCGGGCGGCCGGAGGCGCCGGTGGAGTCGGCGGCGTACTTCGCGGTCGCCGAGACGCTGACGAACGTGGCCAAGCACAGCGGGGCGACCAGCGCGTGGGTCCGGGTGCGGCACGACGACGGCCGGCTCGCGCTGATGATCGGCGACAACGGCCGGGGCGGCGCGGAGGCGACCGAGAACGGGGGATTGCGGGGAATCGAGCGCAGGCTGGCCGCCTTCGATGGCACCCTCGGGATCGCGAGCCCGGTGGGCGGGCCGACGATCGTGACCATGGAGCTGCCGTGCGAGTTGTCCTCGGTGAAGACCTCGTCCTCCTCCGGGACGGCCTGA
- the pqqC gene encoding pyrroloquinoline-quinone synthase PqqC — MSEPSTEEEFTARLRALSSRYWDSHPFHLRLHAGELSKDELRLWAANRWYYQRCIPRKDAAILANCPDQDVRRQWRERIVWHDGERAGEGGAENWLRMAEALGLTREEVLDERHVLPGTRFAVDAYVTFARTRPWVEAVASGLTEMFSRGLMTRRLADMRERYPWIAEEGFTYFTTRLKVIEGEGKSTLDLVVRNCRTREHQDAAVAALAFKCDVLRAILDAVDYYAVGGADRTTGRS, encoded by the coding sequence ATGTCCGAGCCGTCGACCGAGGAGGAGTTCACCGCCCGGCTGCGGGCGCTCTCCTCCCGCTACTGGGACAGCCACCCGTTCCACCTCCGGCTGCACGCGGGCGAGCTGTCCAAGGACGAACTCCGGCTGTGGGCCGCGAACCGGTGGTACTACCAGCGCTGCATCCCGCGCAAGGACGCCGCGATCCTGGCCAACTGCCCGGACCAGGACGTCCGCCGGCAGTGGCGGGAGCGGATCGTCTGGCACGACGGCGAGCGCGCGGGCGAGGGCGGTGCGGAGAACTGGCTGCGGATGGCCGAAGCGCTGGGCCTGACCCGCGAGGAGGTGCTCGACGAGCGGCACGTGCTGCCCGGCACGAGGTTCGCCGTCGACGCCTACGTGACCTTCGCGCGCACCAGACCGTGGGTAGAGGCGGTGGCGTCCGGGCTCACCGAGATGTTCTCGCGCGGCCTGATGACCCGCCGGTTGGCCGACATGCGGGAGCGGTACCCCTGGATCGCCGAGGAGGGCTTCACCTACTTCACCACGCGCCTGAAGGTGATCGAGGGCGAGGGGAAGTCCACTTTGGACCTGGTGGTGCGCAACTGCCGGACCAGGGAGCACCAGGACGCGGCGGTGGCCGCGTTGGCGTTCAAGTGCGACGTGCTGCGGGCGATCCTCGACGCAGTCGACTACTACGCGGTCGGCGGCGCCGACCGGACAACAGGACGATCATGA
- a CDS encoding NAD(P)/FAD-dependent oxidoreductase, with the protein MAAVKSHPTRIVIVGGGYVGMYTALGLQKKLRSGEASVTVIDPQPHMTYQPFLPEAAAGSIEPRHVVVPLRKVLKRCHIVTGRATKVEHARKAVTVELADGHVEEVEYDVLVSALGAISRTLPIPGLPEVGIGMKTIGEAIYLRNHVLSRLDQAASTNDPETRKRLLSFVVIGGGFAGIETLAELEDMARYALRYYEGLKPDDMHWVLVEAAGRIMPEVSAKLGVYTVEQLEKRGITCYLDTRVKSLEGGHVVLDDGTEFDSETIIWTAGMKANPVLRNTDLPLDERGRVRCTAAMQVQGLPGVWAAGDCSAVPDLSRTEEDPTATCVPNAQHAIRQSKLLAKNIVATLRGKPTKDYFHKYVGSVAGLGLYKGVGDVFGLRFKGVVAWFMHRSYHVMFMPTVNRKFRVFVDWTQALFSGREVVALGQIHEPKAEFDRATKS; encoded by the coding sequence ATGGCTGCTGTGAAGTCGCACCCCACACGGATCGTGATCGTCGGCGGTGGGTACGTCGGCATGTACACCGCGCTGGGTCTGCAGAAGAAGCTGCGTTCCGGTGAGGCGTCGGTCACGGTCATCGACCCACAGCCCCACATGACCTACCAGCCGTTCCTCCCCGAGGCGGCGGCCGGGTCGATCGAGCCGCGCCACGTGGTGGTGCCGCTGCGCAAGGTCCTCAAGCGCTGCCACATCGTCACCGGGCGCGCCACGAAGGTCGAGCACGCGCGCAAGGCGGTCACCGTCGAGCTGGCCGACGGCCACGTCGAGGAGGTCGAGTACGACGTGCTCGTCTCGGCCCTGGGCGCGATCTCGCGGACCCTGCCGATCCCCGGCCTGCCCGAGGTCGGCATCGGCATGAAGACCATCGGCGAGGCCATCTACCTGCGCAACCACGTGCTGTCGCGGCTCGACCAGGCGGCCAGCACGAACGACCCGGAGACCCGCAAGCGGCTGCTGAGCTTCGTGGTCATCGGCGGCGGCTTCGCGGGCATCGAGACGCTGGCGGAGCTGGAGGACATGGCCCGCTACGCGCTGCGCTACTACGAGGGCCTCAAGCCCGACGACATGCACTGGGTGCTGGTCGAGGCGGCCGGGCGGATCATGCCCGAGGTGAGCGCGAAGCTCGGCGTCTACACCGTGGAGCAGCTGGAGAAGCGCGGCATCACCTGCTACCTCGACACCCGGGTCAAGTCGCTGGAGGGCGGCCACGTCGTCCTCGACGACGGCACCGAGTTCGACTCGGAGACCATCATCTGGACGGCCGGCATGAAGGCCAACCCGGTGCTGCGCAACACCGACCTGCCGCTCGACGAGCGCGGCCGGGTCCGCTGCACGGCCGCGATGCAGGTCCAGGGCCTGCCCGGGGTGTGGGCGGCGGGCGACTGCTCGGCCGTGCCGGACCTCTCGCGCACCGAGGAGGACCCGACGGCGACCTGCGTGCCCAACGCGCAGCACGCCATCCGCCAGTCGAAGCTGCTGGCCAAGAACATCGTGGCCACCCTGCGCGGCAAGCCGACCAAGGACTACTTCCACAAGTACGTCGGATCGGTCGCGGGCCTGGGCCTGTACAAGGGCGTCGGCGACGTGTTCGGCCTGCGTTTCAAGGGTGTCGTCGCCTGGTTCATGCACCGCAGCTACCACGTGATGTTCATGCCCACCGTGAACCGCAAGTTCCGGGTGTTCGTGGACTGGACGCAGGCCCTGTTCTCGGGCCGCGAGGTGGTCGCGCTCGGTCAGATCCACGAGCCGAAGGCGGAGTTCGACCGGGCCACCAAGAGCTGA
- a CDS encoding LuxR C-terminal-related transcriptional regulator, with product MRVVLGEDLVLLRDGLIRLLQAYDFDVVEAVDSGPALLKAMVDHRPDVAVVDVRLPPTFTDEGLRAAIEARKRVPGLPVLVLSQYVEQLYARELLSDRGGGVGYLLKDRVSDVTQFVDAIKRVAAGGTAMDPEVITQLLARSGRDRPLATLTPREREVLSLMAEGRSNGAIAARLFVTEKAVGKHTANIFGKLDLPLSEDDNRRVLAVLAYLDRL from the coding sequence GTGCGAGTTGTCCTCGGTGAAGACCTCGTCCTCCTCCGGGACGGCCTGATCCGGCTGCTCCAGGCCTACGACTTCGACGTGGTGGAGGCGGTCGACTCCGGTCCCGCCCTGCTCAAGGCCATGGTCGACCACCGCCCGGACGTGGCGGTGGTCGACGTGCGCCTGCCGCCGACGTTCACCGACGAGGGCCTGCGGGCGGCGATCGAGGCGCGCAAGCGGGTGCCGGGGCTGCCCGTGCTGGTGCTCTCCCAGTACGTCGAGCAGCTCTACGCCCGCGAGCTGCTGTCCGACCGCGGCGGCGGTGTCGGCTACCTGCTCAAGGACCGGGTGTCCGACGTCACGCAGTTCGTGGACGCCATCAAGCGGGTCGCGGCGGGCGGCACCGCGATGGACCCCGAGGTCATCACCCAGCTGTTGGCGCGCAGCGGGCGGGACCGGCCGCTGGCCACGTTGACCCCGCGCGAGCGGGAGGTGCTCTCGCTGATGGCGGAGGGCCGGTCGAACGGCGCGATCGCGGCGCGGCTGTTCGTGACCGAGAAAGCGGTGGGCAAACACACCGCCAACATCTTCGGCAAGCTCGACCTGCCGCTGTCCGAGGACGACAACCGCCGGGTGCTCGCGGTGCTGGCCTATTTGGACCGGCTGTAA
- a CDS encoding ATP-grasp domain-containing protein, with product MPASGWGDDPVPPSEAVKPVKPTPLLLQGQDYTFRSPAKNLDFQEQVHRLGMVEEGDGGPVPCVLVLARATDMEMNALSIALAERGIRMARIDADRCVDLPLTVYTDSPLLELDRWLLRPLLVWRRHFELSALQVEPGTLAGAYAVDQWGSVANWLTTRRDWAHVNPARSTTHLDRLTQLSDAAAFGLEVPRTMVTTRPGRTRPGGARCIVKTTGRHLLEPRPGVQHGLFPRPLETSRYGDVPESAPVIVQEYVPADTELRVFVVGERTLSFQVDKLDPAQLWVDPEAVRVTPVDTPPRLADRLLALARHWRLQVAAFDLLVAGGDHVFLEVNVNCDWRWFEHRAEDERVSDAVHEWVAARFKELLSAGKGR from the coding sequence ATGCCCGCTTCCGGGTGGGGGGACGATCCGGTTCCCCCATCCGAGGCCGTCAAGCCCGTCAAGCCCACCCCACTGCTGCTGCAAGGTCAGGACTACACCTTCCGGTCCCCGGCCAAGAACCTGGACTTCCAGGAGCAGGTGCACCGCCTCGGGATGGTCGAGGAGGGTGACGGCGGCCCGGTGCCGTGCGTGCTGGTCCTCGCCCGCGCCACCGACATGGAGATGAACGCGCTCTCCATCGCGCTGGCCGAGCGCGGCATCCGGATGGCCCGCATCGACGCCGACCGCTGCGTCGACCTGCCGCTCACCGTCTACACCGACTCGCCCCTGCTCGAACTCGACCGCTGGCTGCTGCGCCCGCTGCTGGTGTGGCGCCGGCACTTCGAGCTCTCCGCGCTCCAGGTCGAACCCGGCACGCTGGCCGGCGCGTACGCCGTGGACCAGTGGGGTTCGGTGGCCAACTGGCTGACCACCCGCCGCGACTGGGCGCACGTCAACCCGGCCCGCAGCACGACCCACCTCGACCGGCTCACCCAGCTCTCGGACGCGGCCGCGTTCGGGCTGGAGGTCCCGCGCACCATGGTCACCACCCGTCCCGGCCGGACCCGGCCCGGCGGCGCGCGGTGCATCGTCAAGACCACCGGCCGGCACCTGCTGGAGCCGCGCCCCGGTGTGCAGCACGGCCTGTTCCCCCGTCCCCTGGAGACCAGTCGCTACGGCGACGTGCCGGAGTCCGCACCGGTGATCGTCCAGGAGTACGTACCCGCCGACACCGAGCTCCGGGTGTTCGTGGTGGGGGAGCGCACCCTCTCGTTCCAGGTCGACAAGCTGGATCCGGCCCAGTTGTGGGTCGATCCCGAGGCCGTCCGGGTGACCCCGGTGGACACGCCGCCGCGGCTCGCGGACCGGCTGCTCGCCTTAGCCCGGCACTGGCGGTTGCAGGTCGCTGCGTTCGACCTGCTCGTAGCGGGCGGCGACCACGTGTTCCTGGAGGTCAACGTCAATTGCGACTGGCGTTGGTTCGAACACCGCGCCGAGGACGAACGGGTGTCCGACGCCGTGCACGAGTGGGTCGCGGCGCGTTTCAAGGAGCTGCTGAGTGCGGGTAAAGGTCGCTGA
- the pqqB gene encoding pyrroloquinoline quinone biosynthesis protein PqqB — MKVVLLGTAAGGGVPQWNCACGPCAKVRAGALPARTQDCLAVSGNGEDWWLLNASPDIRAQITATPLLDPGPGPRDTPVRGVLFTDAEVDHTLGLLTLRGAVGLRVHAPATVLHALGDARAVLDKYAEWTWRQVEPEQTFALAGGLEVTAFPVSGKRPRYAGESPVAGHWVMAYRVFDPATGGIVLYAPCLAGWPLGFDDLVAEADVVLLDGTFYAPSEMGSATGRTGGQSAMGHLPITHTLPELRRHPGVRRIYTHLNNTNPVLDPDSDEHAKLREAGVEVLPDGAVLDV, encoded by the coding sequence GTGAAGGTCGTGCTGCTCGGAACGGCCGCCGGTGGCGGTGTGCCGCAGTGGAACTGCGCGTGCGGGCCGTGCGCGAAGGTGCGGGCGGGCGCGCTGCCCGCGCGGACCCAGGACTGCCTGGCGGTGAGCGGGAACGGCGAGGACTGGTGGCTGCTCAACGCCTCCCCCGACATCCGGGCCCAGATCACCGCGACGCCGCTGCTCGACCCCGGCCCCGGACCGCGCGACACCCCGGTGCGCGGCGTGCTGTTCACCGACGCCGAGGTGGACCACACGCTGGGCCTGCTGACGTTGCGGGGCGCGGTGGGGCTGCGGGTGCACGCGCCCGCGACCGTGCTGCACGCGCTGGGCGACGCGCGGGCGGTGCTGGACAAGTACGCCGAGTGGACGTGGCGGCAGGTCGAGCCGGAGCAGACGTTCGCGCTGGCGGGCGGGCTGGAGGTGACCGCGTTCCCGGTCAGCGGCAAGCGCCCGAGGTACGCCGGCGAGTCGCCGGTGGCCGGGCACTGGGTGATGGCCTACCGGGTGTTCGACCCGGCGACCGGCGGGATCGTGCTGTACGCGCCGTGCCTGGCCGGGTGGCCGCTGGGGTTCGACGACCTGGTCGCGGAGGCGGACGTGGTGCTGCTGGACGGCACGTTCTACGCGCCCTCGGAGATGGGCTCGGCGACCGGCCGGACGGGCGGCCAGTCCGCGATGGGGCACCTGCCGATCACGCACACCCTGCCCGAGCTGCGCCGCCACCCCGGCGTGCGGCGGATCTACACGCACCTCAACAACACCAACCCGGTGCTCGACCCGGACTCCGACGAGCACGCCAAGCTGCGCGAGGCCGGCGTCGAGGTGCTCCCCGACGGCGCGGTCCTCGACGTGTGA
- the pqqE gene encoding pyrroloquinoline quinone biosynthesis protein PqqE — translation MAEAPFGLLAELTHRCPLQCGYCSNPVELVRRDAELDTAEWCSVFDQARAMGVLQFHLSGGEPLARKDLPELVSHAAGLGGYLNLVTSGLGLTAARLADLHSRGVDHVQLSVQDAVRANADLIAGVRAFDHKLAAARLIGEAGLPLTVNVVLHRRNLDHVAGIIELAEQMGADRLELANTQYYGWALRNRAALLPTRDQLDRAGAVVAAARERSRMEIVYVIADYHEAHPKPCMYGWGAQQLTVAPNGDVLPCPAAGVIDGLGVENVRDRPLAAIWHESGSFNAFRGFDWMREPCRSCVRKEIDFGGCRCQAFQLTGDAANTDPVCSLSPRRTEVDLILAAETTAPAALTMRKVAR, via the coding sequence ATGGCTGAGGCACCGTTCGGGCTGCTCGCCGAACTCACCCACCGCTGCCCGCTGCAGTGCGGCTACTGCTCGAACCCGGTGGAGCTGGTGCGCCGGGACGCCGAGCTCGACACCGCCGAATGGTGCTCGGTGTTCGACCAGGCGCGGGCCATGGGCGTGCTCCAGTTCCACCTGTCCGGCGGGGAACCGTTGGCGCGCAAGGACCTCCCGGAGCTGGTGAGCCACGCCGCCGGGCTCGGCGGGTACCTGAACCTGGTGACCAGCGGGCTGGGCCTGACCGCCGCGCGGTTGGCCGACCTGCATTCCCGGGGCGTCGACCACGTGCAACTGTCCGTTCAGGACGCGGTGCGCGCCAACGCCGACCTGATCGCCGGTGTCCGGGCGTTCGACCACAAGCTCGCCGCCGCGCGGCTGATCGGCGAGGCGGGGCTGCCGCTGACGGTCAACGTCGTCCTTCACCGCCGCAACCTCGACCACGTGGCCGGGATCATCGAGCTGGCCGAGCAGATGGGCGCGGACCGGCTGGAGCTGGCCAACACCCAGTACTACGGCTGGGCGCTGCGCAACCGGGCCGCCCTGCTGCCCACCCGGGACCAGCTCGACCGGGCGGGCGCGGTGGTGGCAGCGGCCCGCGAGCGGTCGCGGATGGAGATCGTCTACGTGATCGCGGACTACCACGAGGCGCACCCCAAGCCGTGCATGTACGGGTGGGGCGCGCAACAGCTCACCGTCGCGCCGAACGGGGACGTCCTGCCGTGCCCGGCGGCGGGCGTGATCGACGGCCTGGGGGTGGAGAACGTCCGGGACCGGCCGCTGGCCGCGATCTGGCACGAGTCGGGGTCGTTCAACGCCTTCCGCGGGTTCGACTGGATGCGCGAGCCGTGCCGGTCGTGCGTTCGCAAGGAGATCGACTTCGGCGGGTGCCGGTGCCAGGCGTTCCAGCTCACCGGCGACGCGGCGAACACCGACCCGGTGTGCTCGCTGTCCCCTCGGCGCACCGAGGTGGACCTGATCCTCGCCGCGGAGACCACGGCTCCGGCGGCGCTGACGATGCGGAAGGTGGCGCGGTGA